Proteins found in one Quercus robur chromosome 2, dhQueRobu3.1, whole genome shotgun sequence genomic segment:
- the LOC126714146 gene encoding stress-response A/B barrel domain-containing protein UP3, producing MLCLKARTLFSPSFSNTFSPPIRLPHLKPSFSFKLYTQSPPSKPTTNIKMSLETIEHVVLFKVKDNTDPSKINAMVNGLNALISLEQVVHITAGPVLRTRSQPLTFTHVLHSRYKSKDDLAAYSAHPSHVSVVKENVLPIVDDIMAVDWVSSSDDEGHVYSVPSGSAVKLTLLKLKENLGEDVKSEIFRAIKGIKDSFPQISQISYGENFSPARAKGYTLASLAVYPGVSDLEAVDSNHEFVNSQKDKVRDYLESVVVVDYVVPSPQSASL from the coding sequence ATGCTGTGTCTGAAAGCCCGAACTCTCTTTTCCCCGTCATTTTCTAACACTTTCTCACCTCCCATACGCCTCCCCCACCTCAAACCCTCATTTTCCTTCAAACTCTACACTCAATCCCCACCgtccaaacccaccaccaacatCAAGATGTCGTTGGAGACCATCGAACATGTGGTCCTCTTCAAGGTCAAGGACAACACCGACCCATCCAAGATCAACGCGATGGTCAACGGCCTGAACGCCCTGATCTCCCTCGAGCAAGTCGTCCACATCACAGCCGGTCCAGTCCTCCGCACCAGATCTCAGCCCCTCACCTTCACCCACGTCCTCCATAGCCGTTACAAATCCAAAGACGACCTCGCCGCCTACTCGGCTCACCCTAGCCACGTCAGCGTCGTCAAAGAAAACGTCCTCCCCATAGTCGACGACATCATGGCCGTCGATTGGGTCTCCTCCTCCGACGACGAAGGCCACGTGTACTCGGTCCCTTCTGGTTCGGCTGTAAAACTCACTTTGTTAAAGCTCAAGGAGAACCTGGGCGAAGATGTGAAATCCGAGATCTTCAGGGCTATAAAAGGAATTAAAGATAGCTTCCCACAGATTAGTCAGATTTCTTATGGAGAAAACTTCTCGCCCGCCAGAGCAAAGGGGTACACGCTGGCCTCACTCGCGGTTTATCCTGGAGTTAGCGATTTGGAAGCCGTGGATTCGAATCACGAGTTTGTGAATTCGCAGAAGGATAAGGTTAGGGATTACCTGGAGAGTGTGGTCGTCGTTGATTACGTGGTCCCTTCGCCACAATCCGCGAGTCTTTGA